The following are encoded in a window of Amycolatopsis solani genomic DNA:
- a CDS encoding ABC transporter ATP-binding protein, translating to MTNSALSVTGLRVRRGGRPVVRDVSFEVPRGAVTGLLGPSGCGKTTLMRAIVGVQIVEGGTVTVLGLPAGSPALRRRIGYATQNPAIYADLTVREALKYFAAVLRAPVSDVDRVIAEVGLADHAGKLVGSLSGGQHNRANLAVALLGEPELLVLDEPTVGLDPVLRDELWSLFRRLADGGATLLVSSHVMDEAARCDRLLLMREGVLLADDAPLALRERTGAADLEGAFLNLVRAAS from the coding sequence ATGACTAATTCTGCGCTGTCGGTCACCGGGCTCCGCGTCCGGCGCGGTGGCCGGCCCGTGGTGCGGGACGTGAGCTTCGAGGTGCCGCGCGGCGCCGTCACCGGGCTGCTCGGCCCGAGCGGCTGCGGCAAGACCACGCTGATGCGCGCGATCGTCGGCGTCCAGATCGTCGAGGGCGGCACGGTCACCGTCCTCGGCCTGCCCGCCGGGAGCCCGGCGCTGCGGCGGCGGATCGGCTACGCGACGCAGAACCCCGCGATCTACGCCGACCTCACCGTGCGGGAAGCGCTCAAGTACTTCGCCGCGGTGCTGCGCGCGCCGGTGTCCGATGTGGACCGGGTGATCGCCGAAGTCGGGCTGGCCGACCACGCCGGCAAGCTGGTCGGTTCGCTGTCGGGCGGCCAGCACAACCGCGCTAACCTCGCCGTCGCGCTGCTCGGCGAGCCGGAGCTGCTGGTGCTCGACGAGCCGACCGTCGGGCTCGACCCGGTGCTGCGCGACGAACTGTGGTCGCTCTTCCGCCGGCTCGCCGACGGCGGCGCGACGCTGCTCGTGTCCAGCCACGTCATGGACGAAGCGGCGCGCTGCGACCGGCTCCTGCTCATGCGCGAAGGCGTCCTCCTGGCCGACGACGCGCCGCTCGCCCTGCGCGAGCGCACCGGTGCCGCCGACCTCGAAGGCGCGTTCCTGAACCTCGTGCGGGCCGCGTCGTGA